A stretch of the Thiocystis violascens DSM 198 genome encodes the following:
- the ftsZ gene encoding cell division protein FtsZ → MFELMDTHSQNAVIKVIGVGGGGNNAVNHMLASTIEGVDFICANTDAQALKSSNVKTILQLGAGITKGLGAGADPEVGRHSAIEDRDRIQDALEGADMVFITAGMGGGTGTGAAPVVAQVAKELGILTVAVVTKPFPFEGAKRRRIAEEGIAELAKSVDSLITIPNEKLLAVLGKDMSLLDAFKAANDVLLNATQGIAELITCRGLINVDFADVKTVMSNMGVAMMGTGSARGANRAREAAEAAIKSPLLEDIDLAGAKGILVNITAGPSLTIGEFDEVGNTVRDFADDEATVVVGTVVDMELEDELRVTVVATGLGERRAAVTNKRAGGEASIRLVSGGDLSDGQPDYREMERRPAIYRKAGGLAVAEAVDEKDMDYLDIPAFLRRQAD, encoded by the coding sequence ATGTTCGAGCTCATGGATACCCATAGTCAGAATGCCGTCATCAAGGTCATCGGCGTCGGCGGCGGCGGCAACAACGCGGTCAATCATATGTTGGCCTCGACCATCGAGGGCGTGGATTTCATCTGCGCCAACACCGATGCCCAGGCGCTGAAAAGCTCCAACGTCAAGACGATCCTGCAATTGGGCGCGGGCATCACCAAAGGGCTGGGAGCCGGGGCGGACCCCGAGGTGGGTCGGCATTCGGCGATCGAGGATCGCGATCGCATTCAGGACGCGCTCGAAGGCGCGGATATGGTGTTCATCACCGCCGGCATGGGCGGCGGCACCGGGACGGGCGCGGCGCCAGTGGTGGCCCAGGTGGCAAAGGAACTCGGGATCCTGACCGTGGCCGTGGTGACCAAGCCGTTTCCGTTCGAGGGCGCCAAGCGGCGGCGGATTGCCGAGGAAGGGATTGCCGAGCTCGCCAAGTCGGTCGACTCGCTGATCACCATCCCCAACGAAAAGCTGCTGGCCGTGCTTGGCAAGGACATGAGCCTGCTCGACGCCTTCAAGGCGGCGAACGATGTCCTGCTCAATGCGACCCAGGGCATCGCCGAACTCATCACCTGCCGCGGACTGATCAACGTCGACTTCGCCGACGTCAAGACGGTGATGTCCAACATGGGGGTCGCCATGATGGGGACTGGCTCCGCGCGGGGTGCGAATCGCGCTCGCGAGGCCGCCGAGGCCGCCATCAAGAGCCCGCTGCTGGAAGATATCGATCTCGCCGGGGCGAAGGGCATTCTGGTCAATATCACGGCGGGTCCGAGCCTGACCATCGGCGAGTTCGACGAGGTGGGCAACACGGTGCGCGACTTTGCCGACGACGAGGCGACGGTCGTGGTGGGCACGGTCGTCGATATGGAGTTGGAGGACGAACTGCGCGTGACCGTCGTGGCGACTGGACTGGGCGAACGCCGCGCTGCCGTCACCAATAAACGCGCGGGCGGGGAAGCCTCGATTCGACTGGTCTCCGGAGGCGACTTGAGCGATGGTCAGCCGGACTATCGGGAAATGGAGCGTCGCCCGGCGATCTATCGGAAAGCGGGTGGATTGGCTGTGGCTGAAGCGGTTGACGAAAAGGATATGGACTATCTGGACATCCCGGCGTTTCTGCGTCGTCAGGCCGACTGA
- the ftsA gene encoding cell division protein FtsA, whose amino-acid sequence MSRRNDKNLLVGLDIGTSKIACLVGELKDDDQIEIIGIGIHPSRGLKKGVVVDIESTVQSIQRAVEEAELMAGCEINSVHAGIAGSHVRSLNSHGITAIKEVEVSQADVDRVIDAARAVAIPADQKILHILPQEFIIDNQEGIREPIGMCGVRLEARVHMVTGAVSAAQNIIKCIRRCGLEVDDLVLAQLSSSYAVLSEDEKELGVCVVDIGGGTTDLAVFTDGAIRHTAVIPIAGDQVTNDIAVALRTPTQYAELIKIQHACALTQLAGNSETIEVPSIGDRPPRRLSRQTLAEVVEPRYEELLTLLHNELRRSGFEDLVAGGVVLTGGSAKMQGLIDLAEEVFHMPVRLGLPQHVIGMDEVVNNPIHSTGVGLLMYARQHRYARGPEMSENLGLKGTWSRMRSWFQGNF is encoded by the coding sequence ATGTCGCGACGTAACGACAAAAATCTGTTGGTTGGACTGGATATCGGCACCTCGAAGATCGCCTGTCTGGTGGGCGAGCTCAAGGACGACGATCAGATCGAGATCATCGGCATCGGTATCCATCCGTCGCGGGGTCTGAAAAAGGGCGTGGTGGTGGATATCGAATCCACCGTCCAGTCGATCCAGCGCGCGGTCGAGGAAGCGGAGTTGATGGCCGGTTGCGAGATCAATTCGGTCCATGCCGGGATCGCCGGCAGCCATGTGCGCAGCCTCAATTCGCACGGGATCACCGCGATCAAGGAGGTCGAGGTCTCGCAGGCCGACGTGGATCGCGTGATCGACGCGGCGCGGGCGGTGGCGATTCCGGCGGACCAGAAGATCCTGCACATCCTGCCGCAGGAATTCATCATCGACAATCAGGAGGGCATCCGCGAACCCATCGGGATGTGCGGCGTGCGCCTGGAGGCGCGGGTGCACATGGTGACCGGCGCGGTCAGCGCGGCCCAGAACATCATCAAATGCATCCGGCGCTGCGGGTTGGAAGTCGACGATCTGGTGCTCGCCCAGTTGAGTTCCAGTTACGCGGTGCTCAGCGAGGACGAGAAGGAACTCGGGGTCTGCGTCGTCGACATCGGCGGCGGCACCACGGATCTGGCGGTTTTTACCGATGGTGCCATCCGGCATACGGCGGTGATCCCGATCGCGGGCGATCAGGTCACCAACGACATTGCGGTGGCGCTGCGCACGCCGACGCAATATGCCGAATTGATCAAGATCCAGCACGCCTGCGCCCTGACTCAACTCGCCGGGAATAGCGAGACCATCGAGGTACCCAGTATCGGCGACCGCCCGCCACGGCGGCTGTCGCGCCAGACCCTGGCCGAGGTGGTCGAGCCACGCTACGAGGAGCTATTGACGTTGCTGCATAACGAGTTGCGCCGCAGCGGTTTCGAGGATCTGGTCGCGGGCGGGGTGGTGCTGACCGGCGGCAGCGCGAAGATGCAGGGTCTGATCGATCTGGCCGAGGAGGTCTTCCACATGCCGGTACGCCTGGGGTTGCCGCAGCATGTGATCGGCATGGACGAGGTCGTGAACAATCCGATCCACTCCACGGGCGTGGGGTTATTGATGTACGCGCGCCAGCATCGCTATGCGCGCGGCCCCGAGATGTCCGAGAATCTCGGCCTCAAGGGAACCTGGTCGCGCATGCGCAGTTGGTTCCAGGGCAATTTTTAG
- a CDS encoding cell division protein FtsQ/DivIB codes for MAESTPDSVPAPSGPPPRSRLRAFLGLALLCAMVAAVWLFGYWEPRLLPIRVIEVEGELHHHSSRLLEKTIGERLRGGILTADLVDLKSAAEELAWVGRVSLRRVWPDRLQVRVEEHRPLARWNADRLVTAEGVVFHPGTGTIPAGLPVLEGDDSRAPEVVRQYLKWREDLMLAGHLIQVLTLDPRGDWRLELVMGTELRLGTGAIEERLARFIASAPQLEAAGQPLEVDLRYSNGFAVKWAPSAESPVPANTGRSKRSGNRG; via the coding sequence GTGGCTGAGTCGACGCCCGACAGCGTCCCAGCGCCGAGCGGGCCGCCGCCGCGTTCGCGTCTGCGCGCCTTCCTCGGGTTGGCGTTGTTGTGCGCCATGGTCGCGGCTGTCTGGCTGTTCGGTTACTGGGAACCGCGTCTGTTGCCGATCCGCGTGATCGAGGTGGAGGGCGAACTCCATCATCATTCGTCACGCTTGCTGGAGAAAACCATCGGCGAACGGCTGCGTGGCGGGATCCTGACCGCCGACCTCGTCGATCTCAAGAGCGCGGCCGAGGAACTTGCCTGGGTCGGCCGCGTCAGTCTGCGGCGGGTCTGGCCGGATCGGCTGCAGGTGCGGGTCGAGGAACATCGACCGCTTGCCCGCTGGAACGCCGATCGCCTGGTGACCGCCGAGGGGGTCGTCTTCCATCCAGGGACCGGAACGATTCCCGCCGGTCTGCCGGTGCTCGAAGGCGACGACAGCCGGGCGCCCGAGGTGGTCAGGCAGTATCTGAAATGGCGGGAAGATCTGATGCTGGCGGGGCACCTGATTCAGGTTCTCACGCTCGATCCCCGCGGCGACTGGCGTCTTGAGTTGGTCATGGGCACCGAACTGCGACTGGGCACCGGCGCCATCGAGGAACGTCTCGCGCGCTTCATCGCCAGTGCGCCGCAACTTGAGGCGGCGGGTCAACCGTTGGAGGTGGACCTGCGTTACAGCAACGGTTTCGCCGTGAAATGGGCGCCGAGCGCGGAGTCGCCGGTCCCCGCGAACACGGGTCGCTCCAAGCGATCCGGCAATCGAGGATAA
- a CDS encoding D-alanine--D-alanine ligase, with translation MTIETTPSAAATTDRIRAFGKVAVLLGGRAAEREISLKSGRAVLAALQRQGVDAHPLDPDATVLAQLRAGGYDRAFIVLHGRGGEDGQIQGALETMGLPYTGSGVLGSALGMDKYRCKLAWAGCGLPTAESVLLRGEADLPAAAALGFPLMIKPVHEGSSIGMARVETVDALEQAWRSASEFDDLVLAERWIQGAEYTCAILGREALPLIRLETPNAFYDFEAKYQANSTLYHCPCGLDATAESRLRQLSLDAFEAVGASGWGRVDLMLDGTGRPFLLEINTVPGMTDHSLVPMAARAAGIDFDALALRILDTSLSRG, from the coding sequence ATGACCATCGAGACGACCCCATCCGCGGCCGCGACAACCGACCGGATTCGCGCCTTCGGCAAGGTCGCGGTGCTCCTCGGCGGGCGCGCGGCGGAGCGCGAGATTTCGCTCAAGAGCGGTCGCGCGGTCCTCGCGGCGTTGCAGCGGCAGGGGGTTGACGCCCATCCGCTGGATCCGGACGCCACCGTGCTGGCGCAATTGCGCGCGGGCGGCTACGACCGCGCCTTCATCGTGCTGCACGGGCGCGGCGGCGAGGACGGTCAGATTCAGGGCGCGCTGGAAACCATGGGGCTTCCCTATACGGGCTCCGGCGTGCTCGGTTCGGCGCTGGGAATGGATAAATACCGCTGTAAGCTGGCCTGGGCGGGTTGCGGGCTGCCGACGGCGGAGTCCGTCCTGCTGCGCGGCGAGGCGGATCTGCCCGCGGCGGCGGCGCTCGGATTTCCGCTCATGATCAAGCCGGTTCACGAAGGGTCGAGCATCGGCATGGCGCGCGTGGAGACGGTCGACGCGCTCGAACAGGCCTGGCGGAGCGCCTCCGAATTCGATGATCTGGTACTCGCCGAGCGCTGGATCCAGGGTGCCGAATACACCTGCGCCATTCTGGGCCGGGAGGCATTGCCCCTGATCCGGCTGGAGACGCCGAATGCCTTTTACGATTTCGAGGCGAAATATCAGGCTAACAGCACCCTCTACCATTGCCCGTGCGGTCTCGACGCGACGGCGGAGTCCAGACTGCGGCAACTGTCCCTGGACGCCTTCGAGGCGGTCGGGGCCAGCGGCTGGGGCCGGGTCGATCTGATGCTGGACGGGACTGGCCGACCCTTTTTGCTGGAGATCAATACCGTGCCGGGCATGACCGACCATAGCCTGGTGCCCATGGCCGCGCGCGCCGCCGGGATCGATTTCGACGCCCTGGCGCTGCGCATTCTGGACACGAGTCTGAGTCGTGGCTGA
- the murB gene encoding UDP-N-acetylmuramate dehydrogenase, with amino-acid sequence MSSADLISPRGEMRLNEPLARHTSWRVGGPARRFYRPADAEDLSAFLGRLDPDEPLLWLGLGSNLLIADQGFAGTVIQTQGCLTGLERRGETGIWAESGTACAKLARFAARLDLVGVEFLAGIPGTMGGALAMNAGAWGGETWPHVRRVRTIDRTGTIRERGTGDFTPGYREVKGPEGEWFLDVELELTPGDGAAGLARIRELLDRRAATQPIGLPSCGSVFRNPPGDHAARLIESLGLKGYRMGGAQVSEKHANFIINTGTATATEIAGLIDYVRNVVEHRTGISLITEVRRVAGGRP; translated from the coding sequence ATGTCCAGCGCCGATTTGATATCTCCGCGCGGCGAGATGCGACTGAACGAGCCGCTTGCGCGACACACGAGCTGGCGGGTCGGCGGTCCGGCGCGACGGTTCTATCGACCGGCGGACGCCGAGGATCTATCGGCCTTTCTGGGACGACTGGATCCGGACGAGCCGCTTCTGTGGCTGGGGCTTGGCAGCAATCTGCTGATCGCCGACCAGGGCTTCGCCGGTACCGTGATCCAGACTCAGGGTTGCCTGACGGGTCTTGAACGACGTGGCGAGACAGGCATCTGGGCCGAGTCGGGGACCGCGTGCGCCAAGCTCGCGCGTTTTGCCGCCCGGCTCGATCTGGTCGGCGTCGAATTTCTGGCCGGTATTCCCGGCACCATGGGTGGCGCGCTGGCCATGAACGCGGGCGCTTGGGGCGGCGAGACCTGGCCCCATGTGCGCCGCGTGCGGACCATCGACCGAACCGGGACGATCCGGGAGCGTGGCACCGGAGATTTCACGCCAGGGTACCGCGAGGTCAAGGGGCCGGAGGGCGAGTGGTTTTTGGATGTCGAACTGGAGCTGACGCCAGGAGACGGCGCCGCGGGTCTGGCGCGCATCCGCGAATTGCTCGACCGGCGCGCCGCGACCCAGCCCATCGGTCTGCCGAGCTGCGGTTCGGTCTTCCGCAATCCGCCGGGCGATCACGCGGCACGTCTGATCGAATCGCTGGGGCTTAAAGGTTATCGGATGGGAGGCGCTCAGGTGTCTGAAAAACACGCCAATTTTATTATCAATACCGGCACGGCGACGGCGACGGAGATTGCCGGCCTGATCGATTACGTGAGGAACGTCGTCGAGCATCGCACGGGGATCAGCTTGATTACCGAGGTGCGTCGCGTCGCGGGAGGGCGTCCATGA
- the murC gene encoding UDP-N-acetylmuramate--L-alanine ligase: protein MNAHLQHTAARMGRVRRLHFIGIGGSGMSGIAELVANLGYEVAGSDLRESETTRRLRGLGIEVFIGHRAEQVADADAVVVSTAIDEANPEIQAARAARIPIVRRAEMLAELMRFYYGVAVAGTHGKTTTTSLVASILAEGGLDPTFVIGGRLNSAGANAKLGTTKYLVAEADESDASFLYLQPMISIVTNIDADHMSTYGNDFNRLRGTFMEFLHHLPFYGLAVLCLDDDEVRSLIPMVPRSVRTYGTRPEADVRATDLHHEGMYTSFLVHCADLRRPLRVTLNLPGRHNVLNALAAICVALELGVDEEAISRALAGFEGVGRRFVVNEITDAQGRNLLLVDDYGHHPRELAATLEAARAGWLGRRLVLVFQPHRYSRTQEQFEDFVAVLSSADVLVLCDVYPAGEAPIPGADGRALSRAIRVRGDLDPVFAQTVDEVPDLLPNLLVDGDIVLVSGAGDIGALAARLPQLLARGL from the coding sequence ATGAACGCCCATCTTCAGCATACGGCGGCCCGCATGGGGCGGGTGCGTCGACTCCATTTCATCGGTATCGGCGGTTCCGGCATGAGCGGAATCGCGGAACTCGTGGCGAATCTGGGCTACGAGGTGGCCGGATCGGACCTGCGCGAGAGCGAGACGACGCGCCGACTGCGCGGGCTTGGGATCGAGGTCTTCATCGGCCATCGGGCGGAGCAGGTCGCCGACGCCGACGCCGTAGTGGTCTCCACCGCGATCGATGAAGCCAATCCCGAGATTCAGGCTGCCCGCGCCGCGCGCATTCCGATCGTGCGTCGCGCCGAGATGCTGGCCGAACTCATGCGCTTCTACTATGGCGTCGCGGTGGCCGGCACCCACGGCAAGACCACCACCACCAGTCTGGTGGCGAGCATCCTCGCCGAGGGCGGTCTCGATCCCACCTTCGTCATCGGCGGGCGGCTCAATAGCGCTGGGGCCAATGCCAAGCTGGGCACGACCAAATATCTGGTGGCCGAGGCCGACGAGAGCGATGCCTCCTTTCTCTATCTCCAGCCCATGATCTCGATCGTCACCAATATCGATGCCGATCACATGAGTACCTACGGCAACGACTTCAACCGTCTGCGCGGTACCTTCATGGAGTTCCTGCACCATCTCCCGTTTTATGGGCTGGCGGTGCTCTGTCTCGACGACGACGAGGTCCGGTCGCTGATTCCCATGGTGCCGCGCTCGGTGCGGACCTATGGCACCCGGCCCGAGGCCGACGTGCGGGCGACCGATCTGCATCATGAGGGCATGTACACCTCCTTTCTGGTCCATTGCGCCGATCTTCGGCGTCCCTTGCGGGTCACGCTCAACCTGCCCGGCCGGCACAATGTGCTGAACGCGCTGGCCGCGATCTGCGTGGCGCTGGAGCTTGGAGTCGACGAAGAGGCGATCAGCCGCGCGCTCGCCGGATTCGAGGGGGTCGGACGGCGGTTCGTGGTCAACGAAATCACCGACGCGCAGGGCCGCAACCTGCTGCTGGTGGACGATTACGGCCATCATCCGCGCGAACTGGCCGCCACCCTGGAAGCGGCGCGGGCCGGTTGGCTGGGCCGGCGTCTGGTGCTGGTCTTTCAGCCGCATCGGTACAGCCGGACCCAGGAACAGTTCGAGGATTTCGTGGCGGTGCTCTCCAGCGCCGACGTGCTGGTGTTGTGCGATGTCTATCCGGCGGGCGAGGCGCCCATCCCCGGTGCCGACGGACGCGCCCTGAGCCGTGCGATCCGGGTACGCGGCGATCTCGATCCGGTTTTCGCGCAGACGGTCGACGAGGTGCCCGATCTCCTGCCGAACCTGCTCGTGGATGGCGATATCGTGCTGGTCTCGGGCGCCGGCGACATCGGTGCCCTCGCGGCGCGGCTGCCGCAACTGCTCGCGCGGGGGCTCTGA
- the murG gene encoding undecaprenyldiphospho-muramoylpentapeptide beta-N-acetylglucosaminyltransferase translates to MGTCIGVMAGGTGGHVFPALAVAECLRASGAEVFWIGTRQGMESRLVPEHGFEIEWIRIEGLRGKGLGQRLRAPFRLAGALWQARAILRRRRPSLVLGMGGFASGPGGLAARAMGLPLVIHEQNFVPGMTNQWLARVATAVFEAFPGSFPHGRGAVAVGNPVRQAILGMPPPRERLSERSGALHLLVLGGSLGARVLNETLPAALAAMPADARPEVRHQAGELTLETARNAYRLAGVEAEVMSFIRDMAEAYAWADLVVCRAGALTVSELAAAGVASVLVPYPFAVDDHQTGNARYLADAGAARLVIQRDLDQGGLTTLLTELLGDRARLLAMAERARGLAQSDAAARIAADCLALARGETLGAMTP, encoded by the coding sequence ATGGGCACGTGCATAGGCGTCATGGCCGGCGGTACCGGCGGTCATGTGTTTCCGGCGCTTGCGGTCGCCGAGTGTCTGCGTGCGAGCGGTGCGGAGGTCTTCTGGATCGGCACGCGCCAGGGGATGGAGTCGCGGTTGGTTCCGGAGCATGGCTTCGAGATCGAATGGATCCGCATCGAGGGGTTGCGCGGCAAGGGGCTCGGTCAACGGCTGCGCGCGCCCTTCCGACTGGCAGGCGCGCTCTGGCAGGCGCGCGCCATCCTGCGGCGGCGGCGGCCTTCGCTGGTGCTCGGCATGGGCGGATTCGCCTCGGGGCCGGGCGGTCTGGCGGCGCGCGCGATGGGGTTGCCGTTGGTGATCCATGAACAGAATTTTGTCCCCGGCATGACCAATCAATGGCTGGCGCGGGTCGCCACGGCCGTCTTCGAGGCCTTCCCGGGGAGTTTCCCGCACGGGCGTGGCGCGGTGGCGGTGGGGAATCCGGTGCGTCAGGCGATTCTCGGAATGCCGCCGCCGCGCGAGCGATTGAGCGAGCGTTCCGGCGCGTTGCATCTGTTGGTGCTGGGCGGTTCGCTGGGGGCTCGGGTTCTGAACGAAACGCTGCCCGCCGCGCTGGCGGCGATGCCGGCGGACGCGCGCCCCGAGGTGCGCCATCAGGCGGGCGAACTCACCCTGGAGACCGCTCGCAATGCCTATCGTCTGGCCGGTGTCGAGGCCGAGGTCATGTCCTTCATCCGCGACATGGCGGAGGCTTACGCTTGGGCCGATCTGGTCGTGTGCCGGGCCGGCGCCTTGACGGTGTCCGAACTGGCCGCCGCCGGGGTGGCGTCGGTGCTGGTGCCCTATCCCTTCGCGGTCGATGACCATCAGACCGGCAACGCCCGCTATCTGGCCGATGCCGGGGCGGCGCGTCTGGTCATCCAGCGCGATCTGGACCAGGGCGGTTTGACGACGCTGCTGACCGAACTGCTTGGCGATCGCGCGCGTCTGCTGGCCATGGCCGAGCGCGCGCGCGGTCTTGCGCAATCCGATGCCGCGGCGCGAATCGCTGCCGACTGCCTGGCGCTTGCGCGGGGCGAAACCCTAGGAGCCATGACGCCATGA
- the ftsW gene encoding putative lipid II flippase FtsW, which yields MTAAVRSTHPGQRRRERIPALDYPLLVCALGLLAFGLIMVSSASMSIAEKCCNDPFYYTIRHAIALGLALSAGLLTFNVSVARWERTGTWLFLLGVLVLILVLTPGIGRTVNGATRWIPLGPLNLQPSEFVKLFAIVYVAGYLVRHADAVANRLSGFIRPMILIGIAAALILMQPDFGTTAVMLATVMGLLFLGGVSLLPFAFLIGVVAVGLVALVFLSPYRMQRVISFLDPWQDPFNTGYQLSQALIAFGRGEWLGVGLGNGIQKQFFLPEAHTDFLASVIGEEFGLVGILALIAAFAFLCWRAFSIGARAEAAEQPFAAYVAQGIALWLGLQAFVNLGVNVGFLPTKGLTLPFLSYGSNSLIVGCMAVAILLRIDLTMRQLESDAGPRRRPTTSASPGARSGVEGGSPWARA from the coding sequence ATGACCGCGGCCGTTCGCTCGACTCATCCTGGCCAGCGTCGGCGCGAGCGCATTCCGGCGCTGGATTATCCGTTGCTGGTTTGTGCCCTGGGGCTGCTGGCGTTCGGTTTGATCATGGTCTCCTCGGCGTCCATGTCGATCGCCGAAAAATGCTGCAACGATCCCTTCTATTACACTATCCGGCACGCGATCGCGCTGGGGCTTGCGTTGTCCGCGGGTCTGCTGACCTTCAACGTGTCGGTGGCCCGCTGGGAGCGCACGGGAACCTGGTTGTTCCTGCTGGGCGTTCTGGTGCTGATCCTGGTTTTGACGCCGGGGATCGGACGCACGGTCAATGGCGCGACGCGCTGGATCCCGCTTGGGCCGCTGAATCTTCAACCCTCCGAATTCGTCAAACTGTTCGCGATCGTCTATGTCGCCGGCTATCTGGTGCGCCACGCGGATGCCGTCGCCAATCGGTTGTCTGGCTTCATCCGACCCATGATCCTGATCGGGATCGCGGCGGCGCTGATTCTGATGCAGCCGGACTTTGGGACCACGGCGGTCATGCTGGCGACCGTGATGGGTTTGCTGTTCCTGGGCGGGGTCAGCCTCCTCCCGTTCGCGTTTCTGATTGGGGTGGTCGCGGTGGGACTGGTGGCGCTGGTCTTCCTGTCGCCCTATCGGATGCAGCGCGTCATCTCCTTCCTGGATCCCTGGCAGGATCCCTTCAACACGGGGTATCAGCTCAGTCAGGCGCTCATCGCCTTCGGGCGTGGCGAATGGCTGGGGGTAGGGCTCGGCAACGGGATCCAGAAACAGTTCTTTTTGCCGGAGGCTCACACCGATTTTTTGGCCTCGGTGATCGGCGAGGAGTTCGGTTTGGTCGGCATCCTGGCGCTGATCGCGGCCTTCGCCTTTCTCTGCTGGCGCGCCTTCTCGATCGGCGCCCGCGCCGAGGCGGCGGAGCAGCCGTTCGCGGCCTACGTGGCCCAGGGCATCGCGCTGTGGCTCGGTCTGCAAGCCTTCGTCAACCTCGGCGTCAACGTGGGTTTCCTGCCCACCAAGGGGCTGACCCTGCCCTTCCTGAGTTATGGCAGCAACAGCCTGATCGTTGGCTGCATGGCGGTCGCCATCCTCTTGCGCATCGATCTTACCATGCGTCAACTGGAGTCGGATGCCGGGCCCAGGCGCCGGCCCACCACGTCGGCTTCCCCGGGCGCGAGAAGCGGAGTCGAAGGAGGCTCGCCATGGGCACGTGCATAG
- the murD gene encoding UDP-N-acetylmuramoyl-L-alanine--D-glutamate ligase, with protein MAHSLPLDPRGLGCSEGKTLIVGLGKTGLSCARYLRAQGVWVAVTDSRARPPGLETLREELPEVAVFVGGFEPEVFALATQLVVSPGVPMAEPLIQAALDRGVPVIGDVELFARAARAPICAITGSNGKSTVTTLVGLMARQAGRRVAVGGNLGEPVLDLLADDIDLYVVELSSFQLETTPGLRADAAVVLNIAADHLDRYPDLAAYAATKAGIYRNARVAVVNRDDPRVVAMPRVGAVEIGFTLGEPDAGDFGLRSCDGVLWICRGDDALMPASEVAIPGRHNLANALAALALWAACGLVGDDGFRCALPILRSFPGLPHRSELVVERDGVRWYDDSKGTNPGATVAALEGLVPDGASGRAVLIAGGDGKGADFAPLLPAVARAARAVVLIGRDAPLIERELAGCVPLVHASDMPDAVRQAAGLARPGDCVLLSPACASFDMFDNYEHRGRVFAEAARRLAS; from the coding sequence ATGGCCCATTCACTGCCACTCGACCCCCGTGGGCTTGGCTGCTCGGAGGGCAAAACGCTGATCGTCGGTCTCGGCAAGACCGGGCTGTCCTGCGCGCGCTATCTGCGCGCCCAGGGCGTGTGGGTGGCCGTCACCGATTCGCGCGCCCGGCCGCCCGGTCTGGAGACCCTGCGGGAAGAACTGCCCGAGGTCGCGGTTTTTGTCGGCGGCTTCGAGCCCGAGGTCTTCGCATTGGCGACGCAACTGGTGGTGAGTCCGGGGGTGCCGATGGCCGAACCCCTGATCCAGGCGGCGCTGGACCGTGGCGTGCCCGTGATCGGCGACGTGGAACTCTTCGCGCGCGCGGCCCGGGCGCCGATCTGCGCCATCACCGGTTCCAACGGCAAGAGCACGGTGACGACCCTGGTTGGCCTGATGGCCCGGCAGGCGGGACGGCGGGTGGCGGTCGGCGGCAATCTCGGCGAACCGGTCCTGGATCTGCTCGCCGACGACATCGATCTCTACGTGGTCGAATTGTCGAGTTTCCAATTGGAGACGACGCCTGGACTGCGGGCCGACGCGGCGGTGGTGCTCAATATCGCGGCCGATCATCTGGACCGCTATCCGGATCTGGCGGCCTATGCCGCAACCAAGGCGGGCATCTATCGGAATGCACGGGTGGCGGTGGTCAATCGCGACGATCCGCGGGTGGTTGCCATGCCGCGCGTGGGGGCGGTTGAGATCGGCTTTACCTTGGGCGAGCCGGACGCGGGCGATTTCGGGTTGCGGTCTTGCGATGGTGTCCTGTGGATTTGTCGTGGAGACGACGCCTTGATGCCGGCGTCCGAGGTGGCGATTCCGGGGCGGCATAATCTGGCGAATGCCTTGGCGGCCCTGGCGTTATGGGCGGCTTGCGGGTTAGTCGGGGACGATGGGTTTCGCTGCGCTCTACCCATCCTACGGAGTTTTCCCGGTTTGCCGCATCGTAGCGAACTGGTCGTCGAGCGGGATGGGGTGCGCTGGTATGACGACTCCAAGGGCACCAATCCGGGGGCGACGGTGGCGGCGCTGGAGGGTCTGGTTCCTGACGGTGCGTCGGGGCGGGCCGTGCTGATCGCCGGGGGTGACGGTAAGGGCGCCGATTTCGCGCCGCTGCTGCCCGCCGTGGCGCGCGCGGCGCGCGCGGTGGTGCTGATCGGGCGCGATGCGCCGCTGATCGAACGCGAACTGGCCGGGTGCGTGCCCCTGGTCCATGCCTCGGACATGCCGGATGCGGTTCGTCAGGCCGCCGGTCTGGCGCGACCGGGGGACTGCGTTCTGTTGTCTCCTGCCTGCGCCAGCTTCGATATGTTCGACAACTATGAACATCGCGGCCGGGTCTTTGCCGAGGCCGCGCGGAGGCTTGCGTCATGA